From Halotia branconii CENA392, the proteins below share one genomic window:
- a CDS encoding helicase C-terminal domain-containing protein has protein sequence MIEAEVHLSLHNFLRSQEGFPSWPHHLTMARLVARALRLGRSALIQVGAVSGYQGRYRTSFVASALMWQGAVIIVAPEAVQQRLLQIEIPRLQQWLQAHKPIRTGDAWPGSEFQGLFLISPEAWLKGQLTSSDYFPPAIPTIIDGVDDLESWVRHQLTQDIQPHDWDQLMLACPQQAEVIRSARVQLTKELFQHPANPYECYLISQPEIEILNHLYAVLNSVPELPANWQHFKQQFEHISSPASPASPASHASPALFWATIARRQGLFSLHYTPLELGKILAPIWQRQPVVLIGSALEPETEAPLFRQRLGLDDVTCLKFSSDSQAEAVQFYLPHKLPLPNTPEFQAAFIHKVRTLLCLSATAPGLIVVLVGDVPLKAQVGAILASEFGSRVQVEKTCLDENGILVSGWEFWREHQTVLPAPHLLIIATLPLPSLENPLVAGRVAHYKRSHQDWFRLFLLPAALNELQRAIAPVRESQGIIALLDSRVINRSYGAQILAALSPLARINYLDPSLFSHASEENSA, from the coding sequence GTGATTGAGGCAGAAGTCCATTTGTCACTACATAACTTCCTGCGATCGCAGGAGGGGTTCCCTTCCTGGCCTCATCATTTGACGATGGCCCGGTTGGTAGCACGCGCCTTGCGCCTAGGACGTAGTGCCTTAATTCAAGTTGGGGCAGTTTCTGGCTATCAAGGGCGATATCGCACTAGTTTTGTCGCATCGGCGCTGATGTGGCAAGGCGCTGTAATTATTGTTGCCCCAGAGGCAGTACAGCAACGTTTGCTGCAAATAGAAATTCCTCGACTACAGCAATGGCTACAAGCTCATAAACCAATCAGAACAGGTGACGCTTGGCCAGGTTCTGAGTTCCAAGGACTATTCCTGATTTCCCCTGAGGCTTGGTTAAAAGGACAACTCACATCTTCAGATTATTTTCCTCCAGCTATTCCCACTATTATCGATGGGGTAGATGATCTAGAAAGTTGGGTACGTCATCAGCTAACTCAAGATATTCAACCCCATGATTGGGATCAACTGATGCTGGCTTGTCCCCAACAAGCTGAGGTAATTCGCTCTGCACGGGTACAACTAACAAAAGAACTATTCCAGCATCCTGCAAATCCATACGAGTGCTATCTAATTTCTCAGCCAGAAATAGAAATTCTCAATCATCTTTATGCTGTTTTAAATTCAGTACCAGAATTACCAGCTAACTGGCAACACTTCAAGCAGCAGTTTGAACATATTTCCTCCCCCGCCTCCCCCGCCTCCCCTGCCTCCCATGCCTCCCCTGCCCTCTTCTGGGCAACTATCGCCCGTCGCCAAGGTTTATTTTCTTTACATTACACACCTTTGGAGTTAGGAAAAATACTTGCACCGATTTGGCAAAGACAACCTGTGGTGTTAATTGGCAGCGCTTTAGAACCAGAAACCGAGGCTCCGCTTTTTCGTCAGCGTTTGGGATTAGATGATGTCACTTGTTTAAAATTTTCTTCTGATAGTCAAGCAGAAGCAGTTCAATTTTATTTGCCCCATAAGTTACCCTTACCTAATACACCGGAATTTCAAGCAGCGTTTATTCACAAAGTTCGGACACTACTTTGTCTGAGTGCTACAGCACCAGGATTAATTGTTGTATTAGTAGGCGATGTACCACTGAAGGCTCAGGTAGGAGCAATTTTAGCCTCTGAGTTTGGTTCACGAGTACAGGTGGAAAAAACTTGTTTGGATGAGAATGGTATTTTAGTCAGTGGTTGGGAATTTTGGCGGGAGCATCAAACAGTCTTACCTGCACCTCATTTATTAATTATTGCTACATTGCCTTTGCCATCTCTAGAAAATCCTTTAGTGGCTGGTAGAGTTGCTCACTATAAGCGATCGCATCAAGACTGGTTTCGTTTATTTTTGTTACCAGCTGCTTTGAATGAATTACAGCGGGCGATCGCTCCTGTGCGAGAAAGTCAAGGTATCATTGCTTTACTCGATAGTCGTGTAATTAACCGTAGCTATGGGGCACAGATTCTTGCTGCTCTTAGTCCTCTAGCACGGATAAACTATCTTGATCCAAGTTTATTTTCCCATGCTAGTGAAGAAAATTCTGCTTAG
- a CDS encoding acyl-CoA thioesterase: MFEEQAKLPPTSALDIPSNRNFESWFEYPVRVQPHHTDYAGIVWHGTYITWLEEARIECLRSIGIEFADLVTLGCDLPVVELSLRYHRSIQLGMAAVVKTRMTEVTGVRINWDYAIVSTDGQQLYVTAKVALVALDRERGKIMRQLPPSFKDALAKIYSLHNN; encoded by the coding sequence ATGTTTGAAGAACAAGCAAAACTACCACCAACCAGCGCCCTTGATATTCCATCAAATCGCAACTTTGAAAGTTGGTTTGAATATCCTGTGAGAGTGCAACCTCATCATACTGACTATGCAGGTATTGTCTGGCATGGTACTTATATAACTTGGCTGGAAGAAGCACGTATAGAATGTTTGCGATCAATTGGTATTGAATTTGCTGATTTAGTAACTTTAGGTTGTGATTTACCAGTTGTAGAACTTTCCCTACGCTATCACCGTTCTATTCAACTAGGAATGGCAGCAGTAGTAAAAACCCGCATGACCGAGGTAACAGGCGTACGTATTAACTGGGATTATGCGATTGTTTCAACCGATGGACAACAATTGTATGTCACTGCCAAGGTGGCGTTAGTAGCATTAGATCGCGAAAGAGGTAAAATTATGCGTCAGCTACCTCCCAGTTTCAAAGATGCATTAGCGAAGATTTACTCATTACACAATAATTAA
- a CDS encoding DUF4082 domain-containing protein yields the protein MLTATEPNFIDYPIGEDSTIQDIKLFSDKDPRFDGAINGGSSSLVSGDDKLYDAGFKFKSSQAGKIKALRSWISAQDNINQPHKARLWDGETKQILAEVTFENIVGDSWNEAALNPPVDIQPNKTYIVSADVLKNLPRQGNFFNTPFVKSPITALATTESLNGVFTYYNLEDGYDDPALAPVFPQRSFQNSYYYQDIVFQTESESTTINVREHVINHPIFLENLKSGTENWLETNYALSLEIAAFMSAESINKGESIDIKASVLTPGNIRLEVYRLGYYGGVGGRLVEDIDNIVAAKQSIFNELVNSQTKLVRYSWAKTYTITTNDTWVTGCYMVKLTEKNTNKQCLAFFILRDDALKSDIVYKFGFATHLAYNTFSYNGDNRKSTYSGGERALQITHDRPWEANTFNPNAVNSNPLRWEVNTIRWLEKNNYRVSYCGGQDIDKQGSNFVKKYRVFMNSGHDEYWSFKEYKAIKEAIEAGVNVVSLSANTCYWNIKWSDDYRTADLYKKNDPLAGGVVSNYIVDTFNVPPTYRFRDQELIGKTFNGCQIKGECGLLGVGYIGDIGNIYGGYDLTVKKEDSIFRGTGLTIGSKLTQLIGYEWDHIDPDSLAQPQTKTGTPKFVDSIIFESTIPDSIPGTSNVSQSFLGNLPLDAVQTAQGVYFTAPSGARVFSVGSIQTSWGLDSWGVSPARESTAYQRLIYNVFEDMGVWGGLPAPVPAQLIEFTMTRQLSMERQLTSKPHHFNSLLHQISALLAEVTDEKVKSHLNSALRELRYSDYDAVRTYLNNAGYPELASQVPNPPSIKE from the coding sequence ATGCTGACAGCAACAGAGCCTAATTTTATTGATTATCCAATTGGCGAAGATTCTACTATTCAAGATATCAAGTTATTTAGTGATAAAGATCCTCGATTTGATGGTGCAATTAATGGTGGTAGCTCATCATTGGTTTCTGGCGATGATAAACTCTATGATGCTGGTTTTAAGTTCAAATCTTCGCAAGCTGGTAAAATCAAAGCTTTGAGGTCTTGGATATCTGCCCAAGATAATATAAATCAGCCCCATAAAGCGAGATTATGGGATGGTGAAACAAAACAGATATTAGCTGAAGTTACATTTGAAAATATCGTTGGTGATAGTTGGAATGAAGCAGCATTAAACCCGCCTGTTGATATTCAACCTAATAAAACTTATATTGTTTCTGCGGATGTGCTGAAAAATCTTCCGCGACAAGGTAATTTTTTCAATACACCCTTTGTCAAAAGTCCAATCACTGCATTGGCTACAACTGAGTCTCTAAATGGAGTCTTTACTTATTATAATTTAGAAGATGGATACGATGATCCAGCATTAGCTCCCGTTTTTCCACAAAGGAGTTTTCAGAATAGTTATTATTATCAAGATATTGTTTTTCAGACTGAGAGTGAATCGACAACTATCAATGTTAGAGAACATGTTATCAATCATCCCATATTTTTGGAAAATCTCAAATCTGGAACTGAAAACTGGTTAGAAACTAACTATGCTTTGAGTCTAGAAATTGCTGCTTTTATGAGTGCAGAATCTATTAATAAAGGCGAGTCGATTGATATCAAAGCAAGTGTTCTTACACCTGGAAACATTAGATTAGAAGTTTATAGATTAGGTTATTACGGAGGTGTAGGAGGAAGGTTAGTTGAAGATATTGATAATATTGTAGCAGCTAAACAATCTATATTTAACGAGCTTGTTAACTCACAAACAAAACTCGTTCGCTATAGTTGGGCAAAAACTTATACTATTACAACTAATGACACCTGGGTCACGGGTTGTTATATGGTAAAATTAACTGAAAAAAATACAAATAAACAATGTTTGGCATTCTTTATTTTGCGAGATGATGCACTAAAATCTGATATTGTGTATAAGTTTGGATTTGCCACTCATCTTGCTTACAATACTTTTTCTTACAATGGGGATAACAGGAAATCAACATATTCTGGTGGCGAAAGAGCATTACAAATTACTCACGATCGCCCTTGGGAAGCTAACACCTTTAATCCAAATGCAGTAAATAGTAATCCTTTACGTTGGGAAGTCAACACTATACGCTGGTTAGAAAAAAATAACTATCGTGTTTCTTACTGTGGTGGGCAAGATATAGATAAGCAAGGTTCCAATTTTGTAAAAAAATATCGTGTATTTATGAACAGTGGACACGATGAATATTGGAGTTTTAAAGAATATAAAGCAATAAAAGAAGCTATAGAAGCTGGTGTAAATGTCGTTTCTCTATCAGCAAATACTTGTTATTGGAATATAAAATGGAGTGATGATTATAGAACTGCTGATCTTTATAAAAAGAATGACCCTTTAGCAGGAGGTGTCGTTTCTAATTACATAGTAGACACATTTAATGTTCCACCAACCTATCGTTTTCGTGACCAAGAATTAATTGGTAAAACGTTTAATGGATGCCAAATTAAAGGTGAGTGCGGTTTATTAGGAGTTGGGTATATCGGGGATATTGGAAATATTTATGGAGGATATGATCTGACGGTCAAAAAAGAAGATAGTATTTTTAGAGGAACTGGCTTGACGATAGGTTCTAAACTCACTCAATTAATTGGTTATGAATGGGATCACATTGATCCAGATTCCCTGGCACAGCCCCAGACTAAAACAGGAACACCCAAGTTTGTAGACAGTATTATTTTTGAATCCACTATCCCCGATTCTATTCCTGGAACTTCTAATGTTTCTCAATCATTTTTAGGTAATCTACCTTTGGATGCTGTGCAAACAGCTCAAGGTGTCTACTTTACGGCTCCTAGTGGTGCTAGAGTTTTTTCTGTGGGTTCAATCCAAACTTCTTGGGGTTTAGACTCGTGGGGAGTTTCTCCTGCAAGAGAATCTACAGCTTATCAACGATTGATTTACAACGTATTTGAAGATATGGGGGTATGGGGAGGATTGCCTGCACCTGTACCAGCTCAATTAATCGAGTTTACTATGACACGGCAGTTATCTATGGAACGCCAATTAACTTCAAAACCACATCATTTTAATAGCCTGTTACATCAAATTTCTGCGTTATTAGCTGAAGTGACTGATGAAAAAGTCAAGTCTCATTTAAATTCAGCGCTCAGGGAACTCAGATATAGTGATTATGATGCGGTACGTACATATTTAAATAATGCTGGCTATCCTGAGTTAGCTTCACAAGTTCCTAATCCACCCTCAATTAAAGAGTAA
- a CDS encoding SRPBCC family protein, whose product MSASYILDSIITGSDMAASHEKQRLLIQGEILVQTQSHTAWGGAVTACMYLPLVRSQVWQQLTDYPRWVQYFPDITQSEILYKGEVKRLYQVAQKAFLFFTAQVEIYLNVVEVVGQKIQFKMEKGNFLDFAANLELKDCGNGTLLAYNVQATPNIPIPSVFIQQAMNFELPANMQKMRQVLCRS is encoded by the coding sequence ATGTCTGCGTCTTATATCTTAGACTCAATTATTACAGGTTCAGATATGGCTGCTAGTCATGAAAAACAAAGATTGCTGATCCAGGGTGAAATTTTGGTGCAAACGCAATCGCATACAGCCTGGGGTGGTGCTGTTACCGCCTGTATGTATTTACCGTTAGTGCGATCGCAGGTGTGGCAGCAATTAACAGATTATCCTCGCTGGGTGCAATATTTTCCTGACATCACTCAAAGCGAAATTCTCTATAAAGGCGAAGTTAAGCGTTTGTATCAAGTAGCACAAAAAGCCTTTTTATTTTTCACAGCTCAAGTGGAAATTTATCTTAACGTTGTGGAAGTGGTAGGGCAAAAAATTCAATTTAAGATGGAAAAAGGGAATTTTCTCGATTTTGCAGCCAATTTAGAGCTAAAAGATTGTGGAAATGGTACTTTGTTAGCTTATAATGTCCAAGCTACGCCTAATATCCCGATACCTTCAGTTTTCATTCAACAAGCGATGAACTTTGAATTGCCCGCGAATATGCAGAAAATGCGGCAAGTTCTGTGTAGGTCTTAA
- a CDS encoding NAD(P)/FAD-dependent oxidoreductase: MLPLKVVVIGGGAAGFFGAIACAESNLYAQVTLLEASRKPLAKVRISGGGRCNVTHACFEAGELVQNYPRGGKALRGAFTRFQPQDTIAWFADHAVNLKTEADGRMFPITDSSETIVDCLMNAARVSEVELCTGTSVVSVKRLPSNEFEILLKSGEIKKCDRLLLATGSNPIGYKIAQEFGHSIQPPVPSLFTFNILDPHLRALAGISVNPVQLRLSVGGKPQLSQTGPLLITHWGLSGPAVLKLSAWGARLLHENRYQATLLINWLPHLQQEQVREKILAVKTQWANKAIALHRGVDLPHRLWQYIIARVDITTEDRWAEISNKTLNQLVQELTQGQYLIAGKGVFKEEFVTCGGVSLKQVNFKTMESKLVPGLYFAGEILDIDGITGGFNFQSAWTTAYLAGNAMGTSDLSTQK; the protein is encoded by the coding sequence TTGCTACCGTTAAAAGTTGTAGTTATTGGAGGTGGGGCAGCGGGATTTTTTGGTGCGATCGCTTGTGCTGAATCCAATCTTTACGCCCAGGTTACTTTACTTGAAGCTAGTCGTAAACCGCTGGCTAAAGTTCGCATTTCTGGTGGAGGACGCTGCAATGTTACTCATGCTTGTTTTGAAGCAGGTGAATTAGTACAAAACTACCCTAGAGGTGGAAAAGCCCTGCGGGGTGCTTTCACTCGCTTTCAACCCCAAGATACAATAGCTTGGTTTGCTGATCACGCAGTCAATCTTAAAACTGAAGCTGACGGACGGATGTTTCCGATTACAGATAGTTCTGAAACAATTGTGGACTGTTTGATGAATGCAGCCAGAGTATCGGAGGTAGAACTTTGTACGGGAACATCTGTTGTTTCAGTCAAACGACTACCTAGCAATGAATTTGAAATACTGCTGAAGTCGGGAGAAATCAAGAAGTGCGATCGCTTGTTGCTAGCAACAGGAAGCAACCCTATAGGTTATAAAATAGCTCAAGAGTTTGGTCATTCAATTCAACCACCTGTCCCCTCACTATTTACCTTCAACATTCTTGATCCCCATCTTAGGGCTTTAGCTGGAATTAGCGTTAACCCTGTGCAGTTACGGTTATCTGTTGGTGGAAAACCTCAACTATCACAAACAGGGCCATTACTCATTACTCACTGGGGTTTAAGTGGCCCGGCAGTTTTAAAGCTTTCGGCTTGGGGTGCAAGACTTTTACATGAAAACCGTTATCAAGCCACATTGTTAATCAATTGGCTACCGCATTTACAGCAAGAACAAGTACGAGAAAAAATCTTAGCAGTTAAAACACAATGGGCAAACAAAGCGATCGCTTTACATCGTGGAGTTGATTTACCTCACCGCCTTTGGCAATATATTATTGCTCGTGTAGATATTACTACAGAAGATCGCTGGGCAGAAATCTCTAACAAAACCTTAAATCAGCTAGTACAAGAACTTACCCAAGGACAATATTTAATCGCTGGGAAGGGAGTGTTTAAAGAAGAATTTGTCACCTGTGGCGGTGTCAGCCTCAAACAAGTCAACTTCAAGACGATGGAAAGTAAATTAGTTCCGGGGCTTTACTTTGCCGGAGAAATTTTAGATATTGATGGCATTACGGGTGGGTTTAACTTTCAAAGTGCTTGGACAACAGCTTATTTAGCTGGTAACGCAATGGGAACTAGTGATCTGTCAACCCAAAAATGA
- the rd gene encoding rubredoxin yields the protein MELHVCTLCGYEYDPEVGDPDGGIASGTPFEEIPEDWVCPVCGATKDEFEPAES from the coding sequence ATGGAACTTCATGTGTGTACACTTTGCGGCTATGAATATGATCCAGAAGTAGGCGATCCAGATGGCGGTATAGCCTCAGGAACACCCTTTGAAGAAATACCAGAAGATTGGGTATGTCCAGTTTGCGGCGCAACCAAAGATGAATTTGAACCAGCAGAGTCGTGA
- a CDS encoding CHAT domain-containing protein: MYPHLQYFSIFAVNVLFFLSCAIAYPKNNLVNSNTQAQNNHAQQPQNNQQSEIKRLNAEAIAASQQGRFTAALQRLQKALVISKELANSSWEAVTLNNLGRVYQNQGDYSQALSFFFTALRINKELSVKETTPGQAYTDLGKTYSNIGYLFDIQNKPELAVFFYKHCLINREKVRLNPSVFSAPQPDAYSITVAQTYRFLGEGLLKQGRVAEAQRTIDLLKVEELEEYLHNVPGNQRTAKGINILPIEKPIKQQLDQTLDNAVVLGKELTKLRNIPPQKRSPQQNQRINQLVGNQQQLLEAFNKFITSPAVTAQIDQISRTARRQNLDLENINEIRDNLARLPQKSVLLYPLVLKDRLELVLVTPDSPPIHRPVAVTREQLNQTIVTFREALTNPSRNIKKPASQLYAWLIKPIENDLQQVKTQTLIYAPDDQLRYVPLAALYDGKQWLVERFNVNHITATSLTNLNSPRTSTLRVLAGAFTRGNFEVALGNRQVDFSGLPFAGREVESLAAIIPQTKKLLNDDFSPQATVPQMDDYPIVHLATHAAFVVGKPEDSFILFGNGDRVNLTDIGTWSLPRVDLVVLSACETGLGGKLGNGEEILGFGYQIQKTGARAAIASLWAVDDGGTQALMNAFYTTLSSGKFTKAEALRQAQIALINGDSQAKNQDTSAAVGSNLTHPYYWGSFILIGNGL, from the coding sequence ATGTACCCTCATCTCCAATATTTTAGTATTTTTGCCGTAAATGTACTTTTTTTCCTCAGTTGTGCGATCGCCTATCCAAAAAACAATTTAGTAAATTCAAATACTCAAGCACAAAACAACCATGCACAGCAACCCCAGAACAATCAACAATCAGAAATTAAGCGGTTAAATGCAGAAGCGATCGCCGCATCTCAGCAAGGGCGATTTACAGCAGCATTGCAGAGATTACAGAAAGCATTAGTCATTAGCAAAGAACTTGCCAACTCTTCTTGGGAAGCTGTTACTCTTAATAATCTGGGTAGAGTGTATCAAAATCAAGGTGATTATTCCCAAGCACTGAGCTTTTTTTTCACTGCTTTACGCATTAACAAAGAACTTAGCGTCAAAGAAACTACACCTGGGCAAGCTTACACTGATTTGGGTAAAACTTACAGTAATATAGGTTATTTATTTGATATCCAAAATAAACCAGAGTTAGCAGTTTTCTTTTACAAACATTGCTTAATTAACCGCGAAAAAGTTCGCTTGAATCCATCAGTATTTTCTGCCCCGCAACCAGACGCTTACAGCATAACTGTTGCCCAGACATATCGCTTTTTGGGTGAAGGCTTATTAAAACAAGGACGTGTTGCAGAAGCGCAACGCACTATAGATTTACTTAAAGTTGAAGAACTAGAAGAGTATCTCCACAATGTACCTGGCAATCAACGGACTGCTAAAGGCATTAATATATTGCCCATAGAAAAACCAATTAAGCAACAACTAGATCAAACCCTTGATAATGCCGTTGTCTTAGGTAAAGAACTGACAAAATTACGTAACATTCCTCCACAGAAGCGATCGCCACAACAAAATCAACGCATTAATCAACTAGTAGGCAATCAGCAACAACTCCTAGAAGCATTTAACAAATTTATTACTAGTCCCGCAGTCACAGCACAGATAGATCAAATTAGCCGTACTGCTAGACGGCAAAATTTGGATTTAGAAAATATTAACGAAATCCGCGATAACTTGGCGCGATTACCCCAAAAATCTGTACTGCTGTATCCATTAGTTCTCAAAGATCGCTTGGAATTGGTGTTGGTAACTCCAGACTCCCCGCCAATTCACCGTCCGGTTGCTGTCACGCGCGAACAACTCAACCAGACTATCGTTACCTTCCGTGAAGCTTTAACAAATCCCAGCCGGAATATTAAAAAACCTGCCAGTCAGTTGTATGCATGGCTAATCAAACCCATCGAAAATGACTTGCAACAAGTAAAGACACAAACTCTGATTTATGCACCAGATGACCAGTTACGCTATGTTCCTTTAGCAGCCCTATACGATGGTAAACAGTGGTTAGTAGAACGCTTTAATGTCAATCATATTACTGCTACGAGTTTAACTAATTTAAATAGTCCACGAACATCTACTTTGCGGGTTTTAGCTGGTGCTTTTACTAGAGGTAATTTTGAAGTTGCACTAGGCAATCGACAAGTTGATTTTTCAGGATTGCCCTTTGCCGGACGAGAAGTGGAAAGTTTAGCGGCTATTATTCCCCAAACCAAAAAACTTTTAAACGATGATTTTAGTCCGCAAGCTACCGTACCGCAAATGGATGATTATCCAATTGTCCATCTAGCGACTCATGCAGCTTTTGTAGTTGGTAAACCAGAAGATTCATTTATTTTGTTTGGCAACGGCGATCGCGTTAACCTTACAGATATTGGCACTTGGTCACTTCCCCGTGTAGATCTGGTAGTTTTGAGTGCCTGTGAAACTGGCTTAGGGGGCAAACTGGGCAATGGTGAAGAAATTTTAGGCTTCGGCTACCAAATTCAAAAAACCGGCGCTAGGGCAGCGATCGCCTCTTTATGGGCTGTAGATGATGGCGGAACTCAGGCATTGATGAACGCTTTTTATACCACACTTTCATCAGGTAAATTTACCAAAGCCGAAGCTTTACGGCAAGCCCAAATTGCTTTAATTAATGGAGACTCACAGGCAAAAAATCAAGATACATCAGCAGCAGTCGGCAGTAACCTGACTCACCCCTACTATTGGGGATCGTTTATTTTGATTGGCAATGGATTGTAA
- a CDS encoding DUF2839 domain-containing protein — MGEAKRRKTTLKEKYGQETRILPWVPITKSQAELFVAWTTRGAWIGIGIMVAAWVTIRFIGPAFGWWQVVS; from the coding sequence ATGGGTGAAGCAAAACGTCGAAAAACCACACTCAAAGAAAAATACGGGCAAGAAACTCGAATCTTGCCTTGGGTTCCTATCACTAAAAGCCAAGCTGAATTATTTGTTGCTTGGACTACTCGTGGTGCTTGGATAGGCATCGGTATTATGGTTGCAGCTTGGGTAACTATCCGTTTTATTGGCCCGGCTTTTGGTTGGTGGCAAGTAGTATCTTAA
- a CDS encoding DUF1815 family protein: MFLRLAHQHRQFVQDLVMNLQALAIVLERRGYPASCYTCGDQMNSASFMVSLGDNHLIRFLVSDYGITWTEMRDDRELMKLEGAEAINQLQELANLVKQFAPTASGNKALAKN; this comes from the coding sequence GTGTTTCTAAGACTAGCGCATCAACATCGACAATTCGTCCAAGACTTGGTAATGAACCTGCAAGCCTTGGCAATTGTACTAGAACGGCGTGGGTATCCTGCGTCCTGTTATACGTGTGGCGACCAAATGAATAGTGCTTCATTTATGGTCAGTTTGGGAGATAATCATCTAATTCGGTTTTTGGTATCCGATTATGGGATTACTTGGACAGAGATGCGGGATGACCGTGAACTCATGAAGTTGGAGGGTGCTGAGGCAATTAACCAGTTACAAGAACTGGCTAATCTTGTCAAGCAGTTTGCACCCACTGCTTCAGGTAATAAAGCCCTAGCCAAAAACTGA
- the dxr gene encoding 1-deoxy-D-xylulose-5-phosphate reductoisomerase yields MKAITLVGSTGSIGTQTLDIVTQYPDQFRIVGLAAGNNVEMLAAQIRQFQPSIAAICSQEKLPALQEAIKDLDPQPILLAGDAGVVEVARYGDAETVVTGIVGCAGLLPTIAAIEAGKDIALVNKETLIAGGPVVLPLVEKHGVKLLPADSEHSAIFQCLQGVPKGGLRRILLTASGGAFRDWDVEKLAQVTVADALKHPNWSMGRKITVDSATLMNKGLEVIEAHFLFGLDYDDIEIVIHPQSIIHSLIELQDTSVLAQLGWPDMRLPLLYALSWPERIYTDWERLDLVKAGDLTFREPDHQKYPCMQLAYAVGKAGGSMPAVLNAANEQAVALFLEEKIRFLDIPRCIEWVCDRHQNNNCANPTLDDILAADKWARQEVLTATNKLATHSPIISLR; encoded by the coding sequence GTGAAAGCGATTACTCTTGTTGGTTCCACTGGCTCAATCGGTACTCAGACTTTAGATATTGTGACTCAGTACCCAGATCAATTTCGGATTGTGGGATTGGCAGCTGGAAATAATGTAGAAATGTTAGCTGCTCAAATTCGACAATTTCAACCGAGTATAGCAGCGATTTGTTCACAAGAAAAATTGCCAGCACTCCAAGAAGCTATCAAAGATCTTGATCCCCAACCGATTCTACTGGCAGGTGATGCTGGAGTTGTTGAAGTTGCTCGCTATGGTGATGCTGAAACGGTTGTCACGGGTATAGTTGGTTGTGCTGGGTTACTCCCTACCATCGCCGCTATTGAAGCTGGTAAAGATATTGCCCTCGTAAATAAAGAAACTCTCATTGCTGGCGGCCCTGTAGTTCTACCTTTAGTCGAAAAACATGGGGTAAAACTTTTACCAGCCGATTCTGAACACTCGGCAATATTTCAGTGCCTCCAAGGCGTGCCTAAAGGCGGCTTACGGCGGATTTTGCTCACTGCCTCTGGTGGAGCTTTTCGAGATTGGGATGTAGAAAAGTTAGCGCAGGTGACAGTTGCCGATGCCCTCAAGCATCCTAATTGGTCGATGGGGCGCAAAATCACCGTAGATTCTGCTACTTTGATGAATAAAGGACTGGAAGTGATTGAAGCTCACTTTCTGTTTGGGTTGGATTACGACGATATCGAAATTGTCATTCATCCCCAAAGCATTATTCACTCCCTAATTGAGCTGCAAGATACTTCAGTTTTAGCTCAGCTTGGTTGGCCTGATATGCGTTTACCCTTGCTTTATGCTTTATCTTGGCCTGAACGCATCTACACCGACTGGGAAAGATTGGATTTAGTGAAAGCTGGTGATTTAACCTTCCGTGAACCAGATCATCAAAAGTATCCTTGTATGCAGTTAGCTTATGCCGTGGGTAAAGCTGGTGGTTCGATGCCAGCTGTGTTAAACGCCGCCAATGAACAAGCTGTAGCTTTATTTTTAGAAGAGAAAATTCGATTTTTAGATATTCCCCGATGTATCGAATGGGTGTGCGATCGCCATCAAAATAATAACTGTGCAAATCCCACTTTAGATGACATTTTGGCAGCAGATAAATGGGCCAGACAAGAAGTTTTAACAGCAACTAACAAATTAGCAACTCACTCGCCAATTATTTCTCTACGCTAA